The sequence TCAACAATAATTTGCACATAGACTGCGTGCTAGCTGCTTCCATCCTATAAAAGAACATATATCCAAAATCTCAGAAATACACAACAACAATCAAAGTAAATTACAGTTTAACAGTTAAAGAATAACTTACAGCTACACGGCTTCAACATTGCAATCTTTTGATAGAAATCTCTTCCAAAACCAATGTTGTTTGAAGAGATCTTCCTCAACTCCTTcgccttctttcttttttcgctCGGGCAAAAACTTATAAATGGAGAAGCACACTCCCAGTGTCAGAGCGGCAAATAGCATGAATATCCAGGCCTTGAGCGCACACATAAGCAGCAAAATGGCCGGATTCATGATTAGAGACATGAGCAAAGATATGCTCGTCTCCCAGCATGAACCTAACACTCTAATCTCTTCGGCGTATGATTCTTCAGTACACTCAGAAGGCCCCGAGAACATTGAGTAGCAGCCTATGAGGAGGATGGCAAATGCCATGCCAACATAGGCACTCTTTTGGCTCAGTTGAAAGATAGGGTCTCCTACCAAAAGAAAGAGACCCAACAAGGAAACCTGGAAAAATCCAAGAAAAGTGATTAAGTTACATAGTCTATATTCAATTAATAAAAATTGATCTCTTTAAAGAAAGCCTAattaagaaagaaatgaagaattacCTGTGCCACAACCATGCCTAAACATGCTGAGACTAGAGTCCTCCGTCGTCCGAAGTAACTATAACTCGGATAAGTGAGTCCAACAACTCCAGCCCGAATAACTCCGGCAATGAGCGGAGAGACGAAGGAGGCATTATAAGCGTATCTAGCTGACCGGAGAATGAATGGTCCAAAGAAGAGGATTGAATCTAAGCCCGACACTTGCTGAAAAATTTGAGCTGCTATGTTGAGCAGCAAAAAGGGCGAGCGTGACAGTTTCTTCCTTGTCCCCTTGCCTTCATTTTCAATCAGGTCTGCCAACATCTGCAGCTCTGCTTCTGCTCCAAATTTCCTCAACGTCTTAAGGGATGCTTTTGCTTCCTCCATACTCCCTTTCTTAATGAGAAACCTCGGGGTTTCACTAAGAAAGAAAGACAGCACAAGTAGTGGCAAAGCCAAAAACCCGCTACCGGCAAAGGACCATCTCCAACCATAGCGGAAGTTGTGAGATGCTGCCATGTTTACTACTTTTGTGCAGTACTTTCCGCATAGCACCATGGAGCTATAAGTAAGGAAAATCCACTTTGGTGCCTTTCCAACATTGATCTCACTCAATATAATGGGAATCACCTGCAAGATTGTAACTTACTTAAGTGTGACATGCAATATGAAGCACAAAAGATTAAAACTGTATATTCTGATATTTCCTATTTCACAGCATAGAAAATGATAATAATGGTTAGTTAGATAATATTAATAGATAATGGGCTCAAtgctaaaaaccttaaaaatCGAACCCATAGAATATAAATCTCAGATCCGCCTCTGATTGTAACTTGTTTAAAACTATATATTATGATATTTCCTATTTCAGAACATAGCAAATACTAATAATGGTTAGTTGGATAATACTACTATTTCACAACAATAGTTGATTGGAGCTGAGGCAGGTGGAACTAGGGGTGGAAAACGGGCGGGTCAAAATGGGTAATttaaaaaacggataaattatccgaccagACCCTTGTTTGAGACGGATAAAAACGAGTTTATCcagcggataatatggatatccatattatccttGGCTTCTTAAATATGATCACTCATGAGAGAATTTCTAGtcttccaaacttgaggaacTCTAATTtaaggctttacaaatgtaaaagttaaacacattagttatccattcggttaaccattttctaagtggataatatgattctttatccatattcgacccgtttttaaaTGGTTCATTATCTAACCCATTTTTTGCTGaataatatgggtggataacagttttcttttaaccattttgccacctctAGGTGGAACATACATTTATACTAGTTGAAGACTAACTCAAAGTTGGATCTAGTTTGTTAGTGTACTTCCTAGTTTTCATAATCTGTTAGTTAAATAAGGATAGGATAAATGCTTAGGTTGTAGTAGTAGTTCaggattttctaatttttgtttgtttgtttgtttgtttgtatgTAGCATATAAATAGGCATATTCACTATTCCATGGAAATGCCAATTAGTTGTCAGCTTTCTCTCCACTCTCTTAATCTCTGTTCCTATTGTTCATAATTCCATTTAAATTTCCAACAATGCCAAAGCGAAAAGAACATATAAGTTGTCAAAGAGAGAAACACCAACCTGATTTAGTAACGCGACACTGCATCCAATGATTGCTAGGCCTATTGATGCCACAACATCATTTGGAAACCAGTACATTAGGATACTTCCGACAAGCTGAAGTATTGATCCAATAACTAGTACTGGTTTCCGGCCCCAAGAGTACTCCATCATTCCACGTGCAGCCCATACTGATGGAATGGCAGAGAGCTGCACAATGGATGAAAAGAGGATGAGCCACAAATTAATGTAGGCGCAAAAGTTGTCTGTATTAGCCTTGACTGCTTTTACGTGAATTCTTCTGGAGAATTGAACCATAAAGCCTTCAATGCCAACAGCAGCACCTGAAACACAATTAAAAATAAGTAAGCCTTTAGTAAAGTTTTAAGATGAATAATGCTAATGACAGAAACACAATACAACCGGATATTTCATATTATGTTGAGAGAAAATTTGGATGCACAAATAAACGTACATTAAGAAGAAATAGATGACTTCACAGAATGAGGATGAGATCTAGTGGATGGTATCAATAGTAAGAACCAGATGTTATTTGGATTTAGGTCTCTATGTGTGCAACATGCATCTTCGGGTGAGTTGCATGCAAATTATGTATTTTAGACTATGCTTTAGAAGGTAATTTTGCTTTCTGATTAGAAAAAGCTTGCTTCAGATTATGCTGCTTTCTAGGCAACAATGCCTGCTACTTAGACTAGAATGTTTGTAGCTGGTGACTAGTTGCAAATGAATAACTATGTGGGTAAatggctatatatatatggacATTACTACTATCAAAGACATCATTTTCACTCAATCTACTCCATAGAACTTTGTTCCTTTAAAACACTCAACGCTCCATGGCCTGATGCTTATCATCCTATTTTAAACACTCCGTAAACAGTTCCTGTTTTAATGCTCTCCAGACTTGTAGGATTCCTACTGAAGTTAAACACTACCTATGTCTGCCTAACACCTAAAGCTAAATAAATCTTTGTAACACTAGCTATAAAATCATTTCAAAAGTCATTGTCAACAGAATCTGTCCTGTCCTAAATACAATCATCAGCCCTCTTCGCTACAGCTTTATTCCTGGAAGAAGAGCTGTTGATAATGAGATAATTGTTCAAGAGGTTGTTAATCAAATTTAATTTAGGAAAACCGCCTTGAGTTGTCCTTCATAAGATGCTCCCTTAAGTCATTAAATTTCCCTAACAACCTCATGACGCTCATTATGAGCTGTCTCACTACTTTATCTATATCCATTTTGGTCAATTGTGAGCTAGCCTACCACCTTTTTAATCCTACTAGAGGGATCAGACAAGGTGACCCTCTTTCCCCAGGCCACAAATAACGATCTGTCAAAACCTATAATGTTTTCAAGAAATGGCCCTGCTATACCACATCTGCTTTTTGGAGACAACTTGATTCTGTCTGGACGAGAAACCACAGCTACTGCTAATAGCATCTCCCAGGTTTACATTTTAAATATGCGCACTGCTAATACTGTAGGAAAGTATATAGTTCTTCCTATCACTAACCTTCAACTTCCACAGACCAAACTACCTCAAATGATCCAAATACACATAGGAGAGGGACTTTGATCAAGCTGAATTACTAGCATTCTTGGAAGACCTCCAACTAGAAAAAGTCTTAAACTACGGTCAATGTCATCTACTCACACATTATATTCGACTGCAGATCATTGATGGAGGAGATGGGCAGCGTGGAGTTTAAGCATATGATCTACCGGGAAGCAAATAGTGTAGCAGATACTTTGGGAAAAAATGGCATGGATGTTCTCCACAATCAGGCACAACATCATTACCACCCCCCCTTTTGCTTTTACTAAGGATTGCTCTAGAACCTCTGTAATCCCACTGAAATCAATACCATTAACATTAAGAAAGCAAGCAATTAAGCCTTTCATTCAGTGGTAGAACTAAGGGGTGTAGGAAGAATGTGACACCTATATTTAGCATTAGAGTAGATTACATGAGTTTTCTTTCTTAAATCGGATTTGGCATTAATAGTAAGCACAATTTATTTTCTAGAAGACCAATACTTAGAGAGATTCGAGAGAGCAAGGAAGTCTGATAGATTTCCCTTTGGGTGAGAATCTCTTTGTTATGACTACTATATTTGGAAACTGTTCTGTCAAGACTAGTAGATTTCATAAGGAAGGTTAAAATGAGAGAGAAAATGACATAACCTATTTTCATAAAAGCACAAGGAATCAAACACTCCAAATAAAATGGTAAccaaaaaaatatggaaagaagCATTACTTTTCAAGCACATAGATTTAATTACTAACCAAAAAAATACCTGTGACATTTAAGGCGTAACCAATGGTAAGGCCCCCAAATACTGCCAATAAGCCGCTAGCAATAAGTGAAGTAAGTCGAGGTTGACTCTTTACATCACTGCAATTCAAGTTAAATGACATATTGATCAAGTATAATTCAGAATACTAATTTAAGCATTTAGTTAAGCTTTGTGGAAAATAAAAATGTACCTGGGAAGCTGTAATTCTAGAGCTGCATTTGAAGCCACGGGAGTGATGCTAACGCTAGCTCTCGCTAGCTTCAGAAACTATTTCCTGCTAAAAGTTTCGTATGAAAATTAGTTCAAAAGTATGGATAAAAATATAACAGTATTCTTAATTAGCTTACTTCATTTGCCAGGCTAGGCATGCCAATCGGACTAATGATAACTATCTCAGTAGCTTCAGAAACAACTTCCTtctaaaatttgtatgaaaaattAGTTCAAGATTCTTAGAAATAAATAACATTAATTCCATATGATAATTATTCTCAACTTACTTCATTTTCTGGCCTCGGCATGTCGAAAAAACACATGCTGCCGATGTCAAATACACCCATGTCATCACTATCAGTAATAACATCCCTGTAAATGATAAGAGTTAGTTCAAGATTCTTAGAGGCCAGACAATTAGTAAAATGAATTTTACTCAAACTAAATATATCACCAATAAATGATTCTTTTGATACTTCCTTACACTACAAGGTGTAATTCATCACAATCTTAACTCGCCTAGATCATGTTAAGGAGAAATATGAAAGGTTAATTTTCTACTTGCTAATTAATACATACTCTATTTAGTTATCTATAAACAGTTTGGGAAACACTTTGATTCACTGGTGGTTGATCAAAGCCAGAGATAAAGTGCACTCCCTCCTAATTAATAGTTTGCACGTAATATGTTGGGAGTTGTGGAAGAGTCTCTAGTCAACGCTTACTCTGCTTATTTTGGAAATTGCTCTAATAATATAGCTGAAGCTTGTGGGAGTTTAATTAATTGTGCATTAACAATGATTTTTGTGATGTAATAGTGGAGTCAGACTTCATggtaattattgttgaatatgacAATATCCCACATCGGTTGAGAAGTAAACTTGGTGGGAATTTtttcctataaaaggaggcctaatgtttaggatttaaacacacttctcatttgccttcttatcttcttaaggcatttgtatcttctctctttagtattatttcacttgtatttttgcagtggaataaaatattggttgggtccgaggagtaggcaaaattagccgaacctcgtaaattctggtgttccttttattggtgctttattgtcttatttattatttggtggctgtcataatttttggtatagtagttgtgacttattcacactatatacatttggcttccgcaacaattggtatcagagccaaggtactgtctaagtatgctctgtggttgcaacatagtctgatcttccacatcagaaaagatttatcttggtaattgagtcaaggttctgtctgagtatgctctgtggttgcagcttagtctgatcttccacaccataaaggaaataatcttgatttttgtcgtcagctattaaataatatttgtgtcaaagatgggagacaataaacaagaagaatctacatcaagtgtcaacaatacgtcatcattggcatcttcgcttatgacaagaattgtgtcaaatgcgaaatttgcggtagaaatttttgacggatcaggacattttgggatgtggcaaggcgaggttctagatgtcctttttcaacaagggctagatcttgccattgaagaaaaaagaccagatgttattggagaagaagattggagaattatcaaccgtgttgcttgcggtaccattcgatcctaccttgttagagagcagaaatattcatacacaaagaaaacttctgcaagtaaattatggaaagcactggaggataaatttttgaagaaaaacagtcaaaataaattgtacatgaagaagagactgtttcgcttcacctatgttcctggtaccacaatgaaCGAACATATCACctgtttcaataagttggtcacagatttgcaaaatatggatgcaacttttgatgatggtgacttggccttgatgttattAGGGTCACTTcttgatgagtacgagcaccttgaaactactctactccgtgggaatgacgaaatttctctcagagaagtttgttcggctttgtatagctatgaacaaagaaagggagaaaaacaaaagggcagagaaggagaagcactggttgtgaggggtcgtcctcaaaatcaaatgaggacaaagaagggaagatccaagtcaagatctaaaCCCAGCAAAGATgcatgtgccttttgtcgagaaaaggggcactggaagaaagactgtccgaagttgaagaataaggacaaacataacaatggaaaggccattatggattcaaatgtagctgattgtgatgattcagacttctcattagttacaacagagtcatcaacatcatcagacgtatggttgatggactcggcttgtagctatcatatgtgtcccaacagggactggttcatggaatttcaagaaggagaatatggagtcatccacacagcggataacaaccatcttacctcatatggcattggttcaatacgattaaggaaccatgatggaatgatcagaacattaacaaatgttcgatatgtaccggatttgaagaagaatctcatctctatgGGAGCCctaatcaaaagggttcaaaatcattgcagaaaatggagtgatgagagtatgctccggtgcactagtagtaatgaaggccaatcggaagaacaataacatgtaccgttATCGCGGTTGTACAGTTATTGAGACAGCGatagtaacatccagtgacgaaaaagaggcagaagcaaccaggctatggcacatgcgcttgggacatgctagaggaaaatccttgaaaattttatcagatcaaggattgttaaaaggagtaaagacttgcaacttggagttttgcgagcattgtgtcaaagggaaacagacaagggttaaatttggtacatcgatccataatactaaaggcattttggattatgtacactctgatgtttggggtccttccaaaacaccttcattgggtgggaagcactattttgtaacctttgttgatgattttttccgaagagtgtgggtgtatacaatgaaaatcaaagatgaagtgctgggaatttttctcaaatggaagacgatggtggagaatcaaacaggtaggaggatcaagtgtattcgcacagacaatagaggtgaatacaaaaatgatcattttaataaggtctgtgaaaatgatggcatcgtccgacacttcactattagacatacaccacaacagaatggagtggcagaacgtatgaaccggaccttgctggagaaggtacggtgtatgttgtccaatgctggcttgagcaaagaattttgggctgaggcaattacatatgcatgccaccttattaatcgtctaccatctgctactattgatggcaagacaccatttgaaaaatggtatggaaagcctgctatagattatgactctttgcacgtgtttggctcaactgcatattatcatgtaacagagtcaaaattggatccaagggcaaagaaggctatttttatgggaattacttctggagtcaaaggatatcgcttatggtgtcctatgacaaagaaaataatattcagcagggatgttacctttgatgaatctgctatggtaaataaggtaacagaagataccaaacaaaatgaaggtgcttctaagcaggtggagtttgagggaaaatttatttttcctacacaagaagctgaggaggaaacaaatgaagattttCCTCTGGAAGAGAGCCAGTAGAGGAAATTCCAACTccggaacctcaacaacaacttgaatcaatagcaaccagcaggccaaaaataacaataacaaaacctgttcgtctcaaaaagacggttgcttgtgcaacctcaattgtagctgatgatgttcctaccacttataaagacgcagtccaaagttcagaaaaagataagtggaggattgccatgaatgatgaaatacagtcccttcatcagaatcatacatggagattggccaatctcccgaagggaaagaaagcaattgggtgcaaatgggtatttgcaaagaaggaaggatttcctaaccaagtagatgttcgctacaaagcaagattggtggccaaaggatatgctcaaaatgagggaattgattacaatgaagtgttttctccagttgtaaaacattcctccattagaattatgttggctttggtagcacaattgaatttggaactagttcagatggatgtaaaaactgcatttttacatgaAAACTTGGAGGAaaaaatctacatgactcagccagaaggattcaaagttgctgaaaaagaaaatatggtgtgcaaacttgaaaaatcgttgtacggattgaaacaatcttctagacaatggtacaagcgatttgacgagtttatgttgcggcaagggtacaagagaagcaaatacgatcattgtgtgtatttgcacaagcttaaagatggttcctttgtatatcttctcttatatgttgatgatatgttgatagcttccaagaattcggaagaaattgataagttgaagattcaactgaagaaggagtttgagatgaaggatctgggtgaggcaaagaaaattcttggcatggagataataagagatagacgttcaaagaaactctgtttatctcagaaagaatatttgaaaagagtactacaacgttttggcatagatgaaaagattaagccagttagtactccacttgctccccattttaagctaagtactactatgtcgccaaatgatgAAGCTGAACaagagtatatgtcaagggtaccatatgcaaatgttgttggtagcttgatgtatgcaatggtctctacgagacctgacatttcacaagttgttggagttattagcagatatatgcataatccaggaaaggagcattggcaagctgtgaagtggattctacggtatgtTCATAATATTGTAGATGTTGgtttagtttttgagcaggaagacaatcagtctgtagttggatactGTGACTGAGATTTTGCGgatgatctggacaaacgaagatgaactattggttatgtgtttacttttgcaaaggcaccagttagttggaaagTCTattttgcagtcaacagttgctttgtctacagcAGAGGCAGAGtatatggctattacagaggctgtgaaggaagcaatttggcttcaaggattgctaaaggagcttgatgttgaacaaaaaggtatcacaatattttgtgatagtcaaagtgctattcaattggcgaagaaccaagtttatcatgaaaggacgaagcacattgatgttcggtatcatttcgtacgagaaattatagaagaaggtggagtcacagtgaataaaattcatactacggagaatcctgctgatatgttgacaaaagtggtgactgcggtcaagtttcaacattgtttggatttgatcaacattgttgaacactgaagattgaagatgaagacacaaccaaaatttgttattgagagagaattgaagatgtggaatcttgccaaggtggagatttgttgaatatGACAATATCCCACATCGGTTGGGAAGTAAACTTGGTgggattttttccctataaaagaaggcctaatgtttaggatttaaaaacacctctcatttgcctttttatcttcttaaggcatttgtatcttctctctttagtattatttcacttgtatttttggagtggaataaaatattggttgtgtccgaggagtaggcaaaattggctgaacctcgtaaattctggtgtttcttttattattgctttattgtcttatttattatttggtggttgtcataatttttggtatagtagttgtgacttattcacactatatacatttggcttccgcaacagggACTACTTCCTCTATCATATGTTTAATAGTTCCACTACTCTTCTTAACCATTTAAATGCTTGCTCCGGCTGAAAAGTAAATTTCTCAAAGTCTAAGGTTATTTTTTCCGACAAATTTCAATGTGAACACATTGCCAGCATCTCTAGATTTCTTAACATCAAGTCGGGCAATACTTTTGGTAAATCTATGTGTTTTCTATTGTAACGACCTGGcctgtcgttttgagagttgtagccccccATTCtatgcttcttttgtgttctatAGCTGTATTATAACTTACCGAGTTAGtcggtttgggtccggagtggttttcgAGTGAatagagacacttagtctcttagttgaaagcttaaattggaaaagtcaaccagatgttgacttatgtgtaaatgatctcggatttgaattttgatggttccattagccgCGTTAGCTGATTTTGGACTCATGAGCGTGtacggaatgtgatttggaggcccaTGGTAGAATTGgacttgaattggtgaaagttagaattttggcgattttggtcagcagtggaaatttttatatcgggatcggaatgaaattctggaagttggaataggtccatagtgtcatttttgacttgtgtgcaaactttgaggtcattccgaCGTAGTTTGGTgggtttcggcattgtttgtggaatttggaagtttaaaaactcttaggcttgaatcccagtgtaatttggtaatttgatgttgttttgagtgattcaaaggcccctccggagtctgcacaccctagTGAGcacggatgatattattgagggatggatttttttggacatggatttgtctgaagtattgatatttggagatggatttctccacagggctGGATTGCACTTttctcggtactgggtgacttatagtcagtgatgtatatattccgggatggattttcctGTTTTGTATGGCCATATACGGTACCGAGTTGCTGAGTATTTATAGATTCTGGGAGATGGacttctccacagggttggattgctTTTTTTcttcggtactgggtgacttgcAGTCAACGATGTTTATgtttcgggatggatttccctggccGGATGGCCATATTCAGTACAGAGTagttgagcatttgagagtggaaACACATTGTGCATTTCATACAGTTTGTGCATGAGCATGTAGTGGTAGATGAGTTATATACCTTAAATTGTTCAGATATGTATTTACCTTATTGCTTTGAGCTGTCTATTTAATTGAAAGCATGCTTACGATTCTGTATGTTATTTCTATTGTAGCTattgaggttgagttcgtcactacctttcagtccataGTTTTGActcgttacttactgagttggtatactcacGTTACCCCATGCACCTTAtgtatgtgcagattcaggcgcttttGGTCCCAGTGGCAATCGTTGATCGAGGCTTCAGGCTTTACAAGACTATCGAGGTATCTGCACGACATTCgcgggccttgactctccttctttatctcctGATGTAGTTCATTTTGTTCTTTTAGACTTTGTAATAGGCTATGTTCTTCTCTAGACACTCATGCATTCGGTGACATGAGATAAaggttttgggctggattgtgTCGTGTTTTGAAATTCTTGTGTTCAAATAGTTTTTTTAAATGTTGCTTCCGTTAATGTTTCAAACTTATtgt is a genomic window of Nicotiana tabacum cultivar K326 chromosome 16, ASM71507v2, whole genome shotgun sequence containing:
- the LOC107813450 gene encoding sugar transport protein MST4-like, whose protein sequence is MAASHNFRYGWRWSFAGSGFLALPLLVLSFFLSETPRFLIKKGSMEEAKASLKTLRKFGAEAELQMLADLIENEGKGTRKKLSRSPFLLLNIAAQIFQQVSGLDSILFFGPFILRSARYAYNASFVSPLIAGVIRAGVVGLTYPSYSYFGRRRTLVSACLGMVVAQVSLLGLFLLVGDPIFQLSQKSAYVGMAFAILLIGCYSMFSGPSECTEESYAEEIRVLGSCWETSISLLMSLIMNPAILLLMCALKAWIFMLFAALTLGVCFSIYKFLPERKKKEGEGVEEDLFKQHWFWKRFLSKDCNVEAV